A DNA window from Helianthus annuus cultivar XRQ/B chromosome 15, HanXRQr2.0-SUNRISE, whole genome shotgun sequence contains the following coding sequences:
- the LOC110913182 gene encoding E3 ubiquitin-protein ligase SP1-like, whose amino-acid sequence MAAIFGVICCLGAGGLHRIRRSCEEAVEYYNSATPVEQLKDLGQLLKTANKVLVKIYGKVRTDYTPVNCKLSGLKGVIVKETAYQNFFKQDDKGKWIKDRTEMLSTCEKVPWYLDDGSARVDIVGPYPSTGLLQLSGEAFEGPGRSLVYPTCDCVKGPKILGVTRIERVLPIGARLTIVGKAVKEDDGTFTIYKPDYVSHGNISVHGFTGDYRMCARLVSLICLIMHNKGGNPGHNMKINGSPRLKLEFIFIYY is encoded by the exons ATGGCTGCTATCTTTGGAGTTATTTGTTGTTTGGGTGCTGGTGGTCTTCATCGAATTCGACGATCTTGCGAAGA GGCGGTAGAGTATTACAATTCGGCAACTCCAGTTGAACAACTGAAAGATTTGG GACAACTGCTAAAAACTGCAAACAAAGTGTTGGTCAAAATTTATGGTAAAGTCAGAACAGATTATACTCCAGTTAATTGTAAGCTTAGTGGTTTAAAAGGAGTAATCGTGAAGGAAACG GCATATCAAAACTTTTTCAAGCAAGATGACAAAGGTAAATGGATCAAGGATAGAACAGAGATGCTATCAACTTGTGAAAAGGTTCCTTGGTACTTG GATGATGGAAGTGCTCGTGTGGATATTGTTGGACCTTATCCTTCAACTGGCTTGTTACAACTTTCAGGTGAAGCGTTTGAGGGACCGGGCCGATCACTTGTTTATCCAACATGCGACTGTGTGAAAGGTCCCAAA ATACTTGGAGTCACAAGAATTGAACGCGTTCTACCAATAGGCGCTCGGTTAACGATTGTTGGTAAG GCTGTTAAAGAAGACGATGGAACCTTTACGATCTACAAACCCGATTATGTCTCTCATGGAAACATAAGTGTGCATGGATTCACTGGAGACTATCGGATGTGCGCCAGGTTAGTGTCCTTAATTTGTTTAATCATGCACAATAAGGGTGGTAATCCCGGACACAACATGAAAATAAACGGGTCACCCCGTTTAAAGTtagaatttatatttatatactattaa
- the LOC110910252 gene encoding BTB/POZ and MATH domain-containing protein 2, producing MGRVCIETVGTSSSSSSQPTVISTSTSVTETVNGEHDFRISGYSLSKGIGIGKYVASDTFTVGGYSWAIYFYPDGKSVEDNATYVSLFIALASEGTDVRALFELTLLDQSGRERHKVHSHFGRALESGPYTLKYKGSMWGYKRFFKRSTLETSDYLKDDCLQIHCCVGVVGSRMEGPKTYSIHVPPSDIGQHFGQLLESGKGTDVSFDVKGETFLAHKLVLAARSPVFRAQLFGPMRDQNSTCIKIEDIEPPVFKALLHYMYWDSLPDMEELTGLNTKWASTLMFQHLLAAADLYGLDRLKLICETNLCQNVAINTIATTLALAEQHHCFQLKTVCLKFVALPENLKAVMQTDGFDYLKESCPRVMTELLECVARISEHGPTIGKRASEVIVDGTNVHGRRVKQRL from the exons ATGGGAAGAGTTTGCATTGAAACAGTGGGGACATCTTCGTCGTCGTCATCACAGCCCACGGTGATATCGACGTCGACATCGGTCACCGAGACAGTGAATGGAGAACATGATTTCAGAATTTCGGGTTACTCACTGTCAAAAGGGATTGGGATTGGGAAGTATGTAGCGTCTGATACGTTTACGGTTGGTGGTTATTCATGGGCGATTTATTTCTACCCTGATGGAAAAAGCGTCGAGGATAATGCAACGTATGTCTCGTTGTTCATCGCGTTAGCTAGCGAAGGGACGGATGTTAGGGCGCTTTTTGAGTTGACGCTTTTGGATCAGAGTGGTCGAGAGAGGCATAAAGTTCATAGCCATTTTGGGCGAGCGTTAGAGAGCGGACCATACACTCTGAAATACAAGGGTAGCATGTG GGGTTATAAACGGTTTTTCAAAAGATCTACATTAGAGACATCAGACTATCTGAAAGATGATTGTCTTCAGATTCATTGCTGTGTCGGCGTTGTCGGGTCTCGAATGGAAGGCCCCAAGACATACTCTATCCATGTGCCACCTTCAGATATCGGTCAACATTTTGGTCAACTTCTTGAATCTGGAAAGGGAACTGATGTTTCTTTTGATGTAAAAGGTGAAACTTTTCTTGCTCATAAATTGGTACTTGCGGCCCGCTCACCGGTTTTCCGGGCCCAACTCTTTGGTCCAATGAGAGATCAAAATAGCACGTGTATCAAGATTGAAGACATCGAGCCCCCTGTCTTTAAG GCATTGCTTCATTATATGTATTGGGATAGTTTACCCGACATGGAAGAACTAACTGGGCTCAACACCAAATGGGCTTCAACCTTGATGTTTCAGCATCTGCTTGCAGCTGCTGACCTGTACGGTTTAGATCGGCTAAAACTGATCTGTGAGACCAATCTTTGTCAAAATGTTGCTATAAACACGATTGCAACCACATTAGCGTTAGCTGAACAACACCATTGTTTCCAGTTGAAAACCGTGTGTCTCAAGTTTGTTGCTTTGCCTGAAAATCTTAAAG CTGTGATGCAGACCGATGGATTTGATTACCTGAAGGAAAGCTGTCCACGTGTCATGACGGAACTGTTGGAGTGTGTAGCAAGGATCAGTGAGCATGGTCCCACTATAGGTAAGCGTGCCAGTGAAGTTATAGTCGATGGTACTAATGTTCATGGTCGAAGGGTAAAACAAAGACTGTAA